A stretch of the Zeugodacus cucurbitae isolate PBARC_wt_2022May chromosome 6, idZeuCucr1.2, whole genome shotgun sequence genome encodes the following:
- the LOC105212188 gene encoding uncharacterized protein LOC105212188 produces MAEHSWFSTNVYNELPPFAVHAGHDSDGDPIYVGRAFHNGDILPAKIVPNKQQAYVAWGGEEINKQDVEVLTGHHYVWVPASNGEVPPHALRVGHTSDGEPLFIGRGHWEGSLTPGKVHPSHGCLYIPYGGRERRLDTYEVLVQPETWVNSSGDNIVPGTIHAGNDADGDDIYVGRAYHEGDLLPAKVIPRKGCAYVAYGGREIVKHDFELLAGYGYGWVPDANGSVPPGAVVCGRTSDGEPLYIGRGHYGGSLTPGKIHPSHGCLYIPFGGQEITLTNYEVLVRA; encoded by the coding sequence CCGAACACTCTTGGTTTTCCACAAACGTTTACAACGAGTTGCCACCTTTCGCCGTGCATGCCGGCCACGATTCCGACGGTGATCCGATCTACGTTGGTCGCGCTTTTCACAACGGCGACATCTTACCCGCCAAAATAGTGCCAAACAAGCAGCAAGCGTACGTGGCGTGGGGCGGTGAGGAGATCAACAAGCAAGACGTCGAAGTGTTAACTGGCCACCATTACGTCTGGGTGCCAGCCAGCAACGGTGAAGTGCCACCACACGCATTGCGCGTCGGCCATACCAGCGACGGTGAACCACTTTTCATTGGACGCGGTCATTGGGAGGGCAGTCTGACACCGGGCAAAGTGCATCCATCACATGGCTGCCTCTATATACCATATGGTGGACGTGAACGTCGGCTCGACACCTACGAAGTGCTGGTACAACCTGAGACTTGGGTGAACTCATCGGGTGACAACATTGTACCCGGTACCATTCATGCCGGTAATGATGCCGATGGCGATGACATCTATGTGGGACGTGCCTATCACGAGGGTGATTTGTTGCCTGCTAAAGTTATTCCCAGAAAGGGTTGCGCATATGTGGCGTATGGAGGTCGTGAAATTGTCAAGCATGACTTCGAGTTGTTAGCCGGTTACGGTTATGGTTGGGTACCAGATGCAAATGGCTCAGTGCCACCAGGCGCTGTTGTTTGCGGACGCACCAGTGACGGTGAGCCACTCTACATTGGACGTGGTCACTATGGCGGTAGCTTGACACCTGGCAAAATTCATCCATCCCACGGCTGCTTGTATATTCCGTTCGGTGGTCAGGAGATTACTCTAACCAATTACGAGGTTTTGGTACGCGCCTAA